Proteins encoded together in one Nitratireductor basaltis window:
- a CDS encoding tripartite tricarboxylate transporter substrate binding protein: protein MKLGLGTWGALAALSAAVMAAPAQAQEYPYRDITTVVVWGAGGGTDSINRMIMAEMEKELPVNITVTNTTGGVAGSNGMTYVLNQPADGYTLAGISESNVTAAVQGGWDKKFDVWHPFIVGGSPDLISVTADSEYESLEALIEAAKKEPGSVTAAASGAGSIHHLNLLALENGTGAKFKFVPYGGSGPAQEAAVAGEVDVIVTSLAEQQGLIKGGQLKPLAMLVPEKGDIDGTEIPSAFDSYSDLSKYLPLKQAIGFAVLADAPDEAKKVLEEAFAKAMQSEKVKEWAASNYYDLSGLAGAEASEQFAKLESNFAWTLKELDSAAVDPAELGIPKP from the coding sequence ATGAAGCTCGGACTTGGAACTTGGGGTGCGCTTGCAGCCCTTTCGGCTGCCGTCATGGCTGCACCTGCGCAGGCGCAGGAATATCCCTATCGCGACATCACGACCGTCGTTGTCTGGGGTGCAGGCGGGGGTACCGATTCCATCAACCGCATGATCATGGCGGAGATGGAAAAGGAGCTGCCGGTCAATATCACGGTCACCAACACCACCGGCGGCGTCGCCGGCTCAAACGGCATGACCTATGTGCTGAACCAGCCTGCTGATGGCTACACGCTTGCAGGCATTTCCGAATCCAACGTAACCGCTGCCGTGCAGGGCGGCTGGGACAAGAAGTTCGATGTCTGGCATCCCTTCATCGTCGGTGGCTCGCCGGATCTGATATCGGTGACGGCAGATTCCGAATATGAGAGCCTGGAAGCGCTGATCGAAGCCGCGAAGAAGGAGCCGGGTTCGGTTACTGCAGCGGCTTCCGGTGCCGGCTCGATCCACCACCTGAACCTGCTTGCGCTGGAGAATGGCACCGGTGCCAAGTTCAAATTCGTGCCCTACGGTGGCTCAGGTCCTGCACAGGAAGCAGCCGTTGCCGGTGAAGTGGACGTAATCGTTACTTCGCTTGCCGAGCAGCAGGGCCTCATCAAGGGTGGCCAGCTGAAGCCGCTCGCGATGCTTGTTCCTGAAAAGGGTGATATTGACGGCACGGAGATCCCGTCCGCCTTCGACAGCTATTCGGACCTTTCCAAGTATCTTCCGCTGAAGCAGGCCATCGGCTTTGCGGTTCTGGCCGATGCGCCGGATGAGGCCAAGAAGGTGCTTGAGGAAGCCTTTGCCAAGGCCATGCAGTCGGAAAAGGTGAAGGAGTGGGCCGCGTCGAACTATTACGACCTGTCCGGCCTTGCAGGTGCGGAAGCTTCCGAGCAGTTCGCCAAGCTTGAAAGCAACTTCGCCTGGACACTGAAGGAGCTGGACTCTGCCGCAGTCGATCCAGCCGAACTGGGTATTCCCAAGCCTTGA